A single genomic interval of Penaeus vannamei isolate JL-2024 chromosome 21, ASM4276789v1, whole genome shotgun sequence harbors:
- the LOC138865519 gene encoding piggyBac transposable element-derived protein 4-like, producing the protein MTACGSCGQLSKLSSLSSRRSILLPGGLRSTSLWKFRGRFAAVTFNPSKRSRFGVKVYKLAASEGPSNGYICAFEIYTGMDKGDIPASQRAVIHLMEQGHERGWHSTCPLICRDVDSRSMPTGMLCMQWRDRREVTLLSTIHKREMVTTRSRRGFERIKPQVVADYNYGMNGVDTSDQLVVSYPSTRNSLKWSKKVLFNLFDMAVVNAFSLHKVLGGRLTQLIFRKKLAEDLMQLGSRRGREVRSRSRSRSPPPAPAPALSTPHGRYRRCRLYYTRGMRRMTKMMCSGCDVPLCWTSCFEEYHTMNASTSR; encoded by the exons ATGACCGCCTGTGGAAGTTGCGGCCAGTTATCGAAACTCTCCAGCCTCAGTTCTCGTCGGTCTATACTTCTCCCAGGAGGATTACGGTCGACGAGTCTCTGGAAATTTCGGGGGCGCTTTGCAGCCGTGACCTTCAACCCCAGCAAGCGCTCGCGCTTCGGGGTGAAGGTTTATAAGCTCGCGGCCAGTGAAGGCCCGAGCAACGGCTACATATGCGCCTTCGAAATTTACACGGGCATGGACAAAGGCGACATACCCGCATCACAGAGGGCTGTCATCCACTTGATGG AGCAGGGGCACGAACGCGGTTGGCACAGTACGTGCCCACTGATCTGCAGAGATGTGGACAGTCGCAGCATGCCTACAGGCATGTTGTGCATGCAATGGCGCGACAGGCGTGAAGTGACGTTGCTGTCGACTATCCACAAAAGGGAGATGGTCACCACCCGGTCCCGCAGAGGGTTTGAGAGGATCAAACCCCAAGTAGTCGCAGACTACAACTATGGGATGAATGGGGTCGATACCAGTGATCAGCTGGTTGTATCGTACCCGAGCACTCGGAATTCCCTCAAGTGGtctaaaaaggttttgttcaacCTTTTTGACATGGCAGTCGTCAACGCCTTCTCATTGCACAAGGTGCTCGGAGGGCGATTGACTCAGCTGATCTTCAGGAAGAAGCTTGCAGAAGATCTCATGCAGCTGGGGAGTCGCCGTGGTAGAGAGGTCAGGTCACGGTCCCGCTCCCGCTCTCCGCCCCCAGCTCCGGCTCCGGCTCTCTCAACACCTCACGGCAGATACCGAAGGTGCAGACTGTACTACACTCGTGGCATGAGGAGGATGACCAAGATGATGTGTTCAGGGTGTGATGTTCCTCTCTGTTGGACTTCCTGCTTTGAGGAATATCACACTATGAACGCATCTACGTCTAGGTGA
- the LOC138865520 gene encoding piggyBac transposable element-derived protein 4-like: MHTCGMLALAPRYHRQRPAPRYSHTKDWVDTSASELRVFIALRMAIGLNPKPEQRSYWSTDLFYHSPLFLVTMTRDRFDQLSRYLHMADNEGSHPDDRLWKLRPVIETLQPQFSSVYTHPRRITVDESLWKFRGRFAAVTFNPNKRSRFGVKVYKLAISEGPNNGYICAFEIYTGKDRGDIPASQRAAILHLMGATGLFEKGAGARTWLAQYVPTDLQVKARGDMDSRSTPTGMLCMQWRDRREVTLLSTIHKSEMVATRSRRGFERIKP, encoded by the exons ATGCATACTTGTGGAATGCTCGCGCTCGCACCGAG GTACCACCGTCAAAGGCCAGCGCCCAGGTATTCTCATACGAAGGACTGGGTAGACACCTCTGCCTCAGAGCTTAGGGTCTTCATCGCCCTCAGGATGGCCATAGGGTTGAATCCTAAGCCCGAGCAGAGGAGTTACTGGTCGACCGATCTTTTCTACCACAGTCCCTTGTTCCTAGTGACTATGACGCGGGATCGTTTCGATCAGCTGAGCCGCTACCTCCACATGGCGGACAACGAGGGGAGTCATCCCGATGACCGCCTGTGGAAGTTGCGGCCAGTTATCGAAACTCTCCAGCCTCAGTTCTCGTCGGTTTATACTCATCCCAGGAGGATTACGGTCGACGAGAGTCTCTGGAAATTTCGGGGGCGCTTTGCAGCCGTGACCTTCAACCCCAACAAGCGCTCGCGCTTCGGGGTGAAGGTTTATAAGCTCGCGATCAGTGAAGGTCCGAACAACGGCTACATATGTGCCTTCGAAATTTACACTGGCAAGGACAGAGGCGACATACCCGCATCACAAAGGGCTGCCATTCTCCACTTGATGGGCGCCACGGGCTTATTTGAAAAAGG AGCAGGGGCACGAACGTGGTTGGCACAGTACGTGCCCACTGATCTACAGGTAAAAGCCCGCGGAGATATGGACAGTCGCAGCACGCCTACAGGCATGTTGTGCATGCAATGGCGCGACAGGCGTGAAGTGACGTTGCTGTCGACTATCCACAAAAGCGAGATGGTCGCCACCCGGTCCCGCAGAGGGTTTGAGAGGATCAAACCCTAG